A window of the Roseovarius sp. S88 genome harbors these coding sequences:
- the puhA gene encoding photosynthetic reaction center subunit H — protein MSNAFFGNFDLASVAIWLFWFFFAGLIYYIQRENMREGYPLEDDDGNISANQGMFPVPEDKTFVLPHGRGELTVPSGQRGDRDNLPLAKTAHGNGFPFQPTGNPMTDGVGPASWAPREDQPELDGHGHPKIVPMAATEHFHVAAGRDPRGLPVVAGDGESVGTITDLWIDEPEQLVRYLEYELNEEHGGGKRLVPITLVRVWKDKVKVLKIMGHQFADVPTHASNRQVTKLEEDKISAYYGGGTLYGNDARFGPIIG, from the coding sequence ATGAGCAATGCATTTTTCGGAAACTTCGACCTTGCCAGCGTGGCCATATGGCTGTTCTGGTTCTTCTTCGCGGGGCTGATCTACTACATTCAACGCGAGAACATGCGCGAGGGCTATCCGCTTGAGGATGACGATGGCAACATCTCGGCCAATCAGGGCATGTTCCCCGTCCCAGAGGACAAAACCTTTGTCCTGCCGCATGGTCGTGGTGAGTTGACTGTCCCCTCGGGCCAACGCGGCGATCGGGACAACCTGCCTCTGGCAAAGACGGCCCACGGCAACGGCTTTCCTTTCCAGCCCACCGGCAACCCGATGACCGATGGCGTCGGCCCCGCATCCTGGGCCCCGCGCGAAGATCAGCCCGAGCTAGATGGTCATGGCCACCCCAAGATCGTGCCGATGGCCGCCACAGAACATTTCCACGTCGCCGCAGGGCGCGACCCGCGTGGCCTGCCTGTTGTGGCCGGAGACGGCGAATCGGTGGGCACCATCACGGATCTGTGGATCGACGAGCCGGAACAGCTTGTCCGCTACCTTGAATATGAACTCAACGAAGAGCACGGCGGCGGCAAGCGGCTTGTCCCGATCACGCTGGTGCGGGTCTGGAAGGACAAGGTGAAGGTCCTCAAGATCATGGGCCACCAGTTCGCTGACGTGCCAACACACGCCTCGAACCGGCAGGTGACCAAGCTCGAAGAAGACAAAATCTCGGCCTATTACGGCGGCGGCACGCTTTACGGCAATGACGCCCGCTTTGGCCCGATCATCGGCTAA
- a CDS encoding c-type cytochrome, with translation MKSYVTATAALFCLAAPALADGHASGDPAAGEKAFKQCKSCHMVADGDNVIVKGGKTGPNLYGVVGRTAGTADFKYSKDVTAAGEGGLAWDEASFVAFVQNPNDYLKEATGNDKARSKMTFKARKEEDAVNIWAYLASVGPES, from the coding sequence ATGAAATCTTATGTAACAGCCACGGCTGCGCTTTTTTGTCTCGCAGCCCCAGCCCTTGCTGACGGCCACGCCTCAGGCGACCCTGCAGCGGGCGAAAAAGCGTTTAAACAGTGCAAGTCCTGCCACATGGTCGCAGACGGCGACAACGTGATCGTCAAAGGCGGCAAAACCGGCCCGAACCTTTATGGCGTCGTCGGTCGTACAGCCGGCACAGCCGACTTCAAATATTCCAAGGACGTGACCGCCGCCGGTGAAGGTGGCCTAGCCTGGGATGAAGCATCCTTTGTCGCGTTTGTTCAAAACCCGAACGACTACCTCAAAGAAGCAACCGGCAACGACAAAGCGCGCAGCAAGATGACCTTCAAGGCGCGCAAAGAAGAAGATGCCGTGAACATCTGGGCCTACCTGGCATCGGTTGGTCCTGAAAGCTAA
- a CDS encoding BCCT family transporter, with the protein MTTSDDPQNAGEGHMEFSTDYEMGQDNIRPMGLDIHNPVFLISSVVIFGFVLIALANQEATAEFFGWLRPWLTSTFDWFLVLSVNAITLFCLVLIVLPVGSVRIGGKDAKPDYSYAGWIAMMFAAGIGIGLLFFGVLEPVYYNFAEDGGARPLNVDITQPGNEYVGVVGTIHHWGLEGWAIYAAVGLSLAIFCYNLGLPLTLRSAFYPLLGERVWGWWGHMIDTLAVFATLFGLTTSLGLGAQQVAAGLNEIFGIEPSNTVTVVLIIGITLIALGSVCLGMDKGVKRLSEINMVMAVCLFLFVIFVTGVGAAITRYFNVMVDYVVMLPALSNPFGREDTSYFHGWTTFYWAWWIAWSPFVGMFIARISKGRTVREFIICALLAPTAVCALWMSTFGGAAIDMLNAGGAEGVKATVIDSYAPEGALFGFLKELPLYSIVAPISLILIVIFFVTSSDSGSLVIDTITAGGKMDAPVIQRVFWCTLEGLVAIALLLGGGLSALQGAAVSTGIPFTLVVLMMCYCLWLALRSERAKL; encoded by the coding sequence ATGACCACATCTGACGACCCGCAAAACGCGGGCGAAGGCCACATGGAGTTTTCGACAGATTACGAAATGGGCCAGGACAATATCAGGCCTATGGGGCTCGATATTCACAACCCGGTATTCCTGATCTCAAGCGTCGTGATTTTTGGGTTCGTGCTGATTGCACTTGCCAATCAGGAGGCCACGGCAGAGTTTTTTGGCTGGCTGAGGCCATGGCTGACAAGCACTTTTGACTGGTTCCTTGTTCTATCCGTTAACGCAATCACGCTCTTCTGTCTGGTTTTGATTGTTTTGCCCGTAGGCTCGGTCAGGATTGGCGGTAAGGACGCCAAGCCCGATTATTCCTATGCTGGCTGGATCGCGATGATGTTCGCCGCTGGTATCGGCATTGGGCTGTTGTTCTTTGGGGTTCTTGAGCCGGTTTACTACAACTTCGCCGAAGACGGCGGCGCGCGACCGCTCAATGTCGATATCACGCAGCCGGGCAATGAATATGTGGGTGTGGTCGGCACCATTCACCACTGGGGCCTGGAAGGATGGGCCATCTATGCCGCCGTTGGCCTCAGCCTTGCCATCTTCTGCTATAACCTTGGTTTGCCGCTGACGCTTCGCTCGGCGTTCTACCCGCTTCTGGGCGAACGTGTCTGGGGCTGGTGGGGTCATATGATCGACACGCTGGCCGTCTTTGCCACGCTCTTTGGCCTGACAACATCGCTGGGTCTGGGCGCGCAGCAGGTGGCGGCGGGTCTCAATGAGATCTTCGGCATTGAGCCTTCAAACACCGTAACAGTTGTCCTGATCATCGGCATCACGCTGATTGCTCTGGGCTCAGTCTGTCTTGGCATGGACAAGGGCGTCAAGCGGCTGTCAGAGATCAACATGGTCATGGCCGTGTGCCTTTTCCTCTTTGTGATCTTTGTCACCGGGGTCGGGGCGGCCATCACACGCTATTTCAACGTGATGGTGGATTACGTGGTGATGCTTCCGGCGCTGTCCAATCCGTTCGGTCGAGAAGACACCAGCTACTTCCATGGCTGGACAACCTTCTATTGGGCGTGGTGGATTGCATGGTCGCCCTTTGTCGGCATGTTCATCGCGCGCATCTCCAAGGGGCGTACAGTGCGTGAGTTCATCATCTGTGCATTGCTCGCTCCCACGGCTGTCTGTGCGCTCTGGATGTCGACCTTTGGCGGTGCTGCCATCGACATGCTGAACGCGGGCGGTGCCGAAGGTGTCAAAGCCACGGTGATCGACAGTTATGCCCCCGAGGGTGCGCTCTTTGGGTTCCTCAAGGAACTGCCGCTCTACAGCATCGTGGCACCCATTTCGCTGATCCTGATCGTGATTTTCTTTGTCACGTCCTCGGACAGCGGAAGCCTGGTGATCGATACGATCACGGCGGGCGGCAAGATGGATGCGCCGGTGATCCAGCGGGTCTTCTGGTGCACGCTGGAAGGGCTGGTGGCGATTGCACTCTTGCTGGGTGGCGGTCTGTCAGCCTTGCAAGGGGCGGCGGTGTCCACGGGCATTCCGTTCACACTTGTGGTGCTGATGATGTGCTACTGTCTGTGGCTGGCGCTTCGCTCGGAACGCGCCAAGCTGTAA
- the hemA gene encoding 5-aminolevulinate synthase → MDFDAMFNAQLNALKEEGNYRIFAELERQCGSFPKAKSYDDNAPDEVTVWCSNDYLGMGQNDTIRQVMKDAIDLCGTGAGGTRNISGTNHYHVELEKELADLHGKEDALLFTSGYVSNWAALSTLGARLPDAVILSDELNHASMIEGMRHSRARKVIWKHNDPEDLDRKLAALPANAPKIVAFESVYSMDGDICPMKEIIEVAEKHGAMTYLDEVHAVGLYGPRGGGVSEREGLADRITLIEGTLGKAYGCVGGYITGSEAMCDFVRSFASGFIFTTALPPAVAAAAKASVAHLKESQIERQMQRERVAYLRNQLDKQGIPHLDNPSHIIPVMIKDPVKCRMLADILMRDWGIYVQPINYPTVPKGTERLRFTPGPLHSEADIDHLVEALSVLWKQCAIAHAVA, encoded by the coding sequence ATGGATTTTGATGCCATGTTCAACGCGCAACTCAATGCGCTCAAAGAGGAAGGCAACTATCGCATATTTGCCGAGCTTGAACGCCAATGTGGGTCCTTTCCCAAGGCCAAGAGCTATGATGACAACGCGCCCGACGAGGTCACTGTCTGGTGCTCCAACGACTATCTCGGCATGGGCCAGAACGACACCATCCGCCAGGTGATGAAAGACGCCATTGACCTCTGCGGCACGGGTGCTGGAGGTACACGCAACATCTCGGGCACCAACCACTACCATGTGGAGCTGGAAAAAGAGCTGGCGGACCTGCATGGCAAGGAAGACGCCCTACTCTTTACGTCCGGGTATGTCTCCAACTGGGCGGCCTTGTCGACGCTGGGCGCGCGCCTGCCCGATGCGGTGATCCTGTCGGATGAACTCAACCACGCCTCGATGATCGAGGGCATGCGCCACAGCCGCGCCCGCAAAGTCATCTGGAAGCACAACGATCCCGAAGACCTTGATCGCAAACTGGCCGCCCTCCCGGCCAACGCACCCAAGATTGTCGCCTTTGAAAGCGTCTACTCAATGGATGGCGACATCTGCCCGATGAAAGAAATCATCGAAGTGGCTGAAAAACACGGTGCGATGACGTATCTCGATGAGGTTCATGCGGTAGGGCTATACGGGCCTCGCGGAGGCGGCGTATCCGAGCGAGAGGGGCTTGCCGACCGCATCACCCTGATCGAGGGCACGCTGGGCAAGGCCTATGGCTGCGTCGGCGGCTATATCACCGGGTCTGAGGCCATGTGCGACTTTGTCCGCAGCTTCGCCAGCGGCTTTATCTTCACGACCGCCCTGCCCCCAGCTGTGGCCGCCGCTGCCAAGGCATCCGTGGCCCATCTCAAGGAAAGCCAGATTGAACGCCAGATGCAGCGCGAACGCGTGGCCTATCTGCGCAATCAACTGGACAAACAGGGCATTCCGCATCTGGACAACCCCAGCCACATCATCCCCGTGATGATCAAGGATCCGGTCAAATGCCGGATGCTGGCCGATATACTCATGCGTGACTGGGGCATCTATGTGCAGCCCATCAACTATCCCACGGTTCCCAAAGGCACAGAGCGTTTGCGCTTTACGCCAGGGCCACTGCATAGCGAAGCCGACATTGACCATCTGGTTGAAGCTCTGAGTGTCCTGTGGAAGCAATGCGCCATCGCCCATGCAGTGGCTTGA
- the puhE gene encoding putative photosynthetic complex assembly protein PuhE: MSASPWIAAVFALFIWWFSTGVILMVVRHADTKGARTRLLSPLMALPFLGVGLWGFATTLDIGTVTAAYGAFLAALAIWGWVELSFLSGAITGPNLRDCPDDLPEWERFARAWGTIAYHELLLTVIFAGLWLYAAGAENSVGLWTFTILYFARISAKLNLYFGVPKINTEFLPEALGHLASHFRIQRLNWVFPVSITALTFAIACWLERLYAATTPAEITGFALLSTITALALLEHWLMVLPLPDAKLWRWMLPAPKPTHTQNKTTRPEGSHGF; encoded by the coding sequence ATGTCCGCTTCGCCCTGGATCGCTGCGGTTTTCGCACTGTTCATCTGGTGGTTCTCCACCGGAGTGATCCTGATGGTTGTGCGCCATGCCGATACCAAGGGCGCGCGCACGCGGCTGCTCTCGCCTCTGATGGCCCTGCCCTTTCTGGGTGTGGGCCTTTGGGGGTTTGCCACCACTTTGGACATTGGCACAGTTACCGCCGCCTATGGGGCGTTCCTGGCGGCTCTGGCGATCTGGGGCTGGGTGGAGCTGTCGTTCCTGTCGGGTGCCATCACTGGCCCCAACCTGCGTGATTGCCCCGATGACCTGCCGGAATGGGAGCGGTTTGCCCGCGCCTGGGGCACGATTGCCTATCACGAACTTCTGCTGACCGTGATCTTTGCAGGTCTCTGGCTTTACGCTGCAGGGGCGGAGAATTCCGTTGGTCTCTGGACCTTCACGATCCTCTATTTCGCCCGCATCTCGGCCAAGCTGAACCTCTATTTCGGCGTGCCCAAGATCAATACCGAGTTTCTGCCCGAGGCTTTGGGCCATCTGGCCAGCCATTTCCGCATTCAACGGCTCAACTGGGTGTTTCCCGTTTCAATCACCGCACTCACCTTTGCCATCGCCTGCTGGCTGGAAAGGCTTTATGCGGCAACCACACCCGCAGAGATCACTGGCTTTGCCTTGCTGAGCACGATCACCGCGCTAGCGCTGCTGGAACACTGGCTGATGGTGCTGCCATTGCCGGATGCCAAACTTTGGCGCTGGATGCTGCCAGCGCCTAAACCAACACATACACAAAACAAGACGACAAGACCGGAGGGATCCCATGGATTTTGA
- the puhC gene encoding photosynthetic complex assembly protein PuhC, which yields MDRTDTNLPPAPQASHDKELVPRILIVAVCTLVLTILALVTWARVTDQPVTYVPPKGEITHERTFHLTGDMAGSATVTDLDGTLIADLSPEEGGFISGIWRVIQRERTKHRVAVNGPLTLVRYETGRIAIYDPSTGWSADLMGFGADNARAFARLLAQ from the coding sequence ATGGACCGAACCGACACCAACCTGCCTCCCGCACCACAGGCATCGCATGACAAGGAACTTGTCCCGCGCATCCTGATCGTGGCGGTTTGCACGCTGGTTCTGACCATTCTGGCGCTGGTGACATGGGCCCGCGTGACGGATCAGCCTGTCACCTATGTGCCGCCCAAGGGTGAGATCACGCATGAGCGCACCTTCCATCTCACCGGCGACATGGCCGGAAGTGCCACGGTGACCGATCTGGACGGTACATTAATCGCCGATCTCAGCCCCGAAGAGGGTGGATTCATTTCCGGCATCTGGCGCGTGATCCAGCGCGAACGCACCAAACACCGCGTGGCCGTGAACGGCCCGCTGACGCTTGTCCGGTATGAAACCGGACGCATCGCAATTTACGACCCCAGCACGGGGTGGAGCGCCGATCTGATGGGGTTCGGCGCAGATAACGCCAGGGCGTTTGCACGCCTTCTGGCACAATAG
- a CDS encoding PucC family protein yields the protein MSFSSRLKQLPLSSLPFADAASEGLPMGELLRLSLFQVSVGMATVMLLGTLNRVMIVELSVPATIVAVMIALPVLIAPFRTLLGFRSDTYRSAIGWKRIPYLWFGSLWQMGGLAVMPFALLVLSGQQAVGPSWAGEVLAAIAFLMTGLGLHMTQTAGLALATDRADPDTRPRVVALLYVMFLLGMGLSAIIVGFLLRDFTELGLVKVVQGAAMVGIILNLIALWKQEKMAPMTKAERAAPRPRFREAWADLMQGGEAGRLLAVVFLGTMAFNMQDVLLEPYGGEVLGLSVAATTTLTAIWAVGALTGFVLSGRLLTQGRNPYRLAALGVLVGIAAFSVVVFAAPVQSTAMFFAGAGLIGLGSGIFAVSTLTAAMNMPARGLAGHGLALGAWGAAQATAAGLSIAFGGALRDGVNAMATSGAWGEVLDSTATGYTFVYHTEIVLLFVTLAVLGPLVRHVKLTPDTNPQGSARIGLADFPT from the coding sequence ATGAGCTTCTCCTCACGCCTTAAGCAGCTTCCTCTGAGCAGCCTGCCCTTTGCAGATGCCGCCAGTGAAGGCCTGCCTATGGGTGAGCTTTTACGGCTCTCGCTCTTTCAGGTCTCGGTGGGGATGGCCACGGTCATGCTTTTGGGCACGCTCAACCGCGTGATGATTGTCGAGCTTTCAGTGCCGGCCACCATCGTGGCGGTCATGATCGCCCTGCCCGTGCTCATTGCCCCCTTTCGCACACTGCTTGGCTTCCGCTCCGACACCTATCGCAGCGCCATCGGCTGGAAGCGTATCCCCTACCTCTGGTTCGGCTCGCTGTGGCAAATGGGCGGTCTGGCCGTCATGCCCTTCGCCCTTCTGGTTTTGTCAGGGCAACAGGCCGTAGGCCCAAGCTGGGCCGGTGAAGTGCTGGCTGCCATCGCCTTCCTGATGACCGGTCTCGGCCTGCATATGACCCAAACCGCCGGTCTGGCATTGGCCACAGACCGTGCCGATCCCGACACGCGGCCACGCGTTGTCGCACTGCTTTACGTCATGTTCCTGCTGGGCATGGGGCTATCGGCCATCATCGTCGGCTTCCTGCTGCGTGATTTCACCGAGCTTGGCCTTGTGAAAGTTGTGCAAGGCGCGGCCATGGTGGGGATCATCCTCAACCTGATCGCGCTCTGGAAACAGGAAAAGATGGCCCCCATGACCAAAGCCGAACGCGCCGCACCCCGCCCGCGCTTCCGTGAGGCCTGGGCCGACCTGATGCAGGGCGGCGAGGCGGGTCGGCTTCTGGCCGTTGTCTTCCTCGGCACCATGGCGTTCAACATGCAAGATGTGCTGCTGGAACCTTATGGCGGCGAAGTGCTTGGCCTGTCGGTTGCAGCCACCACGACACTCACGGCTATCTGGGCCGTCGGCGCACTGACCGGGTTTGTCCTCAGTGGCAGGCTTCTCACCCAGGGGCGCAACCCCTACCGTCTAGCGGCACTTGGCGTTCTGGTGGGGATCGCGGCTTTCTCCGTTGTGGTCTTTGCCGCACCGGTGCAATCCACAGCGATGTTCTTTGCCGGTGCCGGTCTCATTGGACTGGGCAGCGGCATCTTTGCTGTCTCAACGCTCACAGCCGCGATGAATATGCCCGCGCGTGGCCTTGCCGGTCACGGGCTGGCCCTCGGGGCCTGGGGCGCGGCCCAAGCCACTGCTGCTGGTCTCTCAATTGCCTTTGGCGGCGCGCTGCGTGACGGCGTCAACGCCATGGCCACCTCCGGCGCATGGGGCGAGGTGCTCGACAGCACCGCCACCGGCTACACCTTTGTCTATCATACAGAAATCGTTCTGCTTTTCGTGACACTCGCGGTCCTCGGACCGCTGGTGCGCCACGTCAAGCTGACACCCGACACCAACCCACAAGGATCGGCCCGTATCGGCCTGGCCGATTTCCCGACATGA
- the acsF gene encoding magnesium-protoporphyrin IX monomethyl ester (oxidative) cyclase: MNAHSGKHTADATTVEEGLAIAEAQDAQFTNEMATETAMQNTLLTPRFYTTDFDELDAIDVSGVREDWDKLIDQMEADPNRGHFKKNEDWDHVDWDNMEPQLKKEFIDFLISSCTAEFSGCVLYKEMKRRGNNKDITQLFQLMARDEARHAGFINDALREAGLRVNLGFLTQKKKYTYFRPKFIYYATYLSEKIGYARYITIFRHLEANPEHRFHPIFKWFREWCNDEFSHGEAFALLMKTDPKLTSGVNVYWIKFFLTAVYATMYVRDHQRPAFHKALGVDPDWYAHEVFTKTSELSKQIFPITLDIDSPKWQPLLERLQKANVDLDVAKKQGGPIGFVKRMSASARAATAFVQLLLIPSKGHQVPANVRLEPVY; the protein is encoded by the coding sequence ATGAACGCCCATTCTGGAAAACACACCGCCGATGCCACCACAGTGGAAGAGGGTCTTGCCATCGCCGAAGCGCAAGATGCGCAATTCACCAATGAAATGGCCACCGAGACGGCGATGCAGAACACCCTGCTGACGCCGCGCTTTTACACCACCGATTTTGATGAGCTTGACGCCATTGATGTCAGCGGCGTCCGCGAGGATTGGGACAAGCTCATCGATCAGATGGAGGCTGATCCGAACCGAGGGCACTTCAAGAAGAACGAAGACTGGGACCATGTGGATTGGGACAACATGGAGCCGCAGCTCAAGAAGGAATTCATCGACTTCCTGATCTCAAGCTGTACGGCGGAATTCTCGGGCTGCGTCCTTTACAAAGAGATGAAGCGCCGTGGCAATAACAAGGACATCACCCAGCTTTTCCAACTGATGGCCCGTGATGAGGCCCGCCATGCCGGCTTTATCAACGATGCCCTCCGTGAAGCGGGTTTGCGGGTGAATCTGGGCTTTCTGACCCAGAAGAAGAAATACACCTATTTCCGGCCCAAGTTCATCTACTACGCCACGTATCTCTCTGAAAAGATTGGATATGCACGCTACATCACCATCTTCCGCCATCTGGAGGCAAACCCCGAACATCGCTTCCATCCGATCTTCAAATGGTTTCGTGAGTGGTGCAATGATGAGTTCAGCCATGGCGAGGCCTTTGCCCTTCTGATGAAGACCGACCCCAAGCTGACCAGCGGTGTCAACGTCTACTGGATCAAGTTCTTCCTGACGGCGGTCTATGCCACGATGTATGTGCGCGACCACCAGCGCCCGGCCTTCCATAAGGCACTTGGGGTGGATCCGGATTGGTACGCACATGAGGTCTTCACGAAAACCTCTGAGCTCTCCAAGCAGATCTTCCCGATCACCCTCGATATCGACAGCCCCAAATGGCAGCCCCTTCTGGAGCGTCTGCAAAAGGCCAATGTCGATCTGGATGTGGCCAAGAAACAGGGCGGGCCAATTGGCTTTGTCAAACGCATGAGCGCCTCGGCGCGTGCCGCAACAGCCTTTGTGCAGCTTCTGCTCATCCCATCGAAGGGACACCAAGTGCCCGCTAACGTAAGACTGGAGCCTGTATACTGA
- the dxs gene encoding 1-deoxy-D-xylulose-5-phosphate synthase, whose protein sequence is MPKDTPTTPLLDRVAGPSDLRQLPDSDLAEIARELRAEVISAVSETGGHLGSSLGVVELAVAIHAVFNTPMDKLVWDVGHQCYPHKILTGRRDRIRTLRQKDGLSGFTKRAESEYDPFGAAHSSTSISAALGFTVGRDMGRPTGDAIAVIGDGSISAGMAYEAMNNAGAEGRRMFVILNDNEMSIAPPVGAMSSYLSGLYANEPLAKMKSLAEGFEAALPAPMREGAKRARQLVTGVSESGTLFEELGFEYVGPINGHDMDQLLPVLRAAHTRATGPVLIHVCTVKGKGYTPAEASADCYHGVSKFDVETGAQAKKSASAPSYTSVFGQALTQEAARDPNVVAVTAAMPSGTGVNIMAERFPNRVFDVGIAEQHAVTFAAGMAASGLRPFCAIYSTFLQRGYDQVVHDVALQGLPVRFAIDRAGLVGADGPTHAGAFDIGYLGALPGMTCMAAADEAELTHMVATAAAHDEGPIAFRYPRGAGTGVQLPERGEILEIGKGRVLFEGTDVAILSYGAHLTECLEAAEILENAGLSVTLADARFAKPLDRELVLQLASHHRALITVEEGAMCGFGAIVLQTLAAEGALDRGLAIRTMHLPDRYIDQASPDEMYEAAGLTARDIALTATQAAGSTADVVPFGVVK, encoded by the coding sequence ATGCCAAAAGATACACCAACAACACCGCTTCTGGACCGGGTCGCTGGCCCGTCCGACCTGCGTCAACTGCCGGACAGTGATCTGGCCGAAATTGCACGCGAACTGCGCGCCGAGGTGATTTCCGCCGTTTCCGAGACTGGCGGGCATCTGGGATCATCTTTGGGCGTTGTCGAACTGGCCGTTGCCATTCATGCGGTGTTCAACACGCCGATGGACAAGCTTGTCTGGGATGTGGGGCATCAGTGCTACCCCCATAAAATTCTCACCGGGCGGCGGGATCGCATTCGTACCCTGCGTCAGAAGGATGGGCTGAGCGGGTTCACCAAGCGCGCGGAGAGTGAATACGACCCCTTTGGTGCGGCTCATAGTTCCACCTCGATCAGTGCTGCACTTGGGTTTACGGTCGGGCGCGACATGGGACGGCCTACGGGCGATGCAATTGCCGTGATTGGCGATGGATCGATCAGTGCGGGCATGGCCTATGAGGCGATGAACAATGCGGGCGCCGAAGGGCGGCGGATGTTCGTCATTCTCAATGACAATGAGATGAGCATTGCGCCTCCTGTTGGCGCGATGTCATCCTACCTTTCTGGCCTTTATGCCAATGAGCCGCTGGCCAAGATGAAGAGCCTGGCCGAGGGGTTTGAAGCGGCCCTGCCTGCGCCGATGCGCGAAGGGGCGAAGCGCGCGCGGCAGCTTGTGACGGGGGTCTCGGAATCGGGCACGCTTTTTGAAGAGCTTGGGTTTGAATATGTCGGGCCGATTAATGGCCACGACATGGATCAACTCTTGCCCGTGCTGCGCGCAGCGCACACGCGGGCCACCGGGCCGGTTCTGATCCATGTTTGCACGGTCAAGGGCAAGGGATATACCCCGGCGGAGGCCAGCGCGGATTGTTATCATGGTGTCTCCAAGTTTGACGTGGAAACCGGGGCGCAGGCCAAGAAATCGGCGTCCGCGCCGTCCTACACCTCGGTCTTTGGCCAGGCGTTGACGCAAGAAGCCGCGAGAGATCCCAACGTTGTGGCGGTCACTGCGGCGATGCCTTCGGGTACTGGCGTCAACATCATGGCCGAGCGGTTTCCGAACCGGGTGTTTGATGTTGGCATCGCCGAACAACATGCTGTGACGTTTGCGGCGGGGATGGCGGCCAGCGGATTGCGGCCGTTCTGCGCGATTTACTCGACGTTCCTGCAACGCGGCTATGATCAGGTGGTGCATGATGTGGCTTTGCAAGGCCTGCCGGTGCGGTTTGCGATTGACCGGGCGGGGCTTGTGGGGGCCGATGGGCCGACACATGCAGGGGCATTTGATATCGGGTATCTGGGCGCTTTGCCCGGCATGACCTGTATGGCGGCGGCTGATGAAGCAGAGCTGACGCATATGGTGGCCACGGCGGCGGCGCATGACGAGGGGCCGATTGCGTTTCGGTATCCGCGTGGGGCAGGGACGGGCGTGCAATTGCCTGAGCGTGGCGAGATTCTAGAGATTGGCAAGGGTCGGGTGCTCTTTGAAGGCACTGACGTTGCGATCCTGTCTTACGGTGCACATCTGACCGAGTGCCTGGAAGCGGCGGAGATACTGGAGAATGCGGGGCTGTCCGTCACTTTGGCTGATGCCCGGTTTGCCAAGCCTCTGGATCGTGAGCTGGTGCTGCAACTGGCAAGCCATCACCGGGCGCTGATCACAGTGGAAGAAGGCGCGATGTGCGGCTTTGGGGCCATCGTGCTGCAAACGCTCGCTGCCGAGGGCGCGTTGGATCGTGGTCTTGCCATTCGTACGATGCATCTTCCGGATCGCTACATTGATCAAGCCAGCCCCGATGAGATGTATGAAGCGGCAGGTCTGACGGCACGAGACATTGCACTCACGGCGACACAAGCCGCAGGGTCAACTGCGGATGTCGTGCCGTTTGGGGTTGTCAAATAG
- the puhB gene encoding photosynthetic complex putative assembly protein PuhB yields MPHDHDDFAVEPVPGLPERPPEGEQILWQGRPNWWALTRESLNLYWVIAYFVGLFAWRFVTLIDRVPFDTAFAASFPFIILGGIAAALLLIIGYVQARATIYTITNKRVAMRIGAALTVTLNLPYTQIARADLDLRKSGTGTIAFDLLGTTKLSYLVCWPHVRPWRISKTQPALRCIPDAEHIARMMAEAAEARINTPQVARRPSPATVAAE; encoded by the coding sequence ATGCCTCACGATCATGATGATTTCGCAGTAGAACCGGTTCCCGGCCTGCCCGAACGCCCCCCCGAGGGCGAGCAGATCCTCTGGCAGGGGCGGCCCAATTGGTGGGCGCTCACCCGCGAGTCGCTCAACCTCTACTGGGTCATCGCCTATTTCGTGGGGCTTTTTGCCTGGCGCTTTGTCACGCTGATTGACCGCGTGCCGTTTGACACGGCCTTTGCCGCCTCCTTCCCCTTTATCATCCTGGGAGGGATCGCAGCAGCGCTCTTGCTGATCATTGGCTATGTGCAGGCGCGCGCCACGATCTACACCATCACCAACAAGCGCGTCGCCATGCGCATCGGCGCGGCGCTGACCGTCACGCTCAACCTGCCCTACACACAGATTGCCCGCGCCGATCTGGACCTGCGCAAATCCGGCACAGGGACCATCGCCTTTGACCTCTTGGGCACTACCAAACTTAGCTATCTGGTGTGCTGGCCGCATGTCCGCCCCTGGCGGATCAGCAAGACCCAGCCCGCCCTGCGCTGCATCCCGGATGCCGAACACATCGCGCGCATGATGGCCGAGGCCGCTGAGGCCCGCATCAACACACCGCAAGTGGCCCGCAGACCAAGCCCCGCAACCGTCGCCGCCGAATAA